A genome region from Nicotiana tabacum cultivar K326 chromosome 13, ASM71507v2, whole genome shotgun sequence includes the following:
- the LOC107817231 gene encoding uncharacterized protein LOC107817231 isoform X2 → MAASDTIENMYDVALKPRLLRSFLKEYVPDLKHPFRNPSVLSYVVSTIKIQRLLSELAPPESDQKLIENWTSAVDSWINRVLALASSDTPDKCWAGVCLLGVTCQECSRERFLASYAAWFNTLLLHLQSPADSHFVKVASCASLSDLFTRLRGLPNAKKDGISLGTKLIQPLLKLLNEDTFDAEEAIFLLCTILDIFPSSIQRHYDGVEDTVVLRLMSGKCSPSMLKKLACCLGLLPISRGDEDSWLLMMQKIMLSINIQLNAAFQGLEQETRSTEAMRLLLPPGKDPPPPLGGQSLSSQTSDKTMRPEHLIISRISTLIFCCCKLLTTSYPFQVSMPVRPLIALAQRVLMVDGSSSPGISYMTTMKQEFICSELPVLHSRILDLLTSIVKGLGSQLLPHVASIIRLLTNYFETSALPELRIKVYAIMKVLLMSLGVGISTHLTDVIVNNALMDLDERDISPIAQQKLHPETMKKTSHKKRKHASTSNSLEEQPDRDVFEMEMSPNMASLSVKIAALEALEALLSVGGSWRPESWRANVDHLLLDVTRNACKGGWAKDDRGELVPGSPTTTWGDYQIAALRALLASLISPGRTRPQHLSQGLELFRRGAQEIGTKVSECCVHALLALEVLIHPRALPLLDPQSTDNNYKVRNKWFSGNLHISDRAANNTFHIGMFSKSPDEPDSYNDDLYENWLRNGEDSDTVAADPGKDTDKSNQPPETLKDTLSGKVPSLDTTAIKVSESSKLVEVAPVTVAKKGPMDRDEVMVESQLSETIASIGDGKNSLQSSALVSGGNTLNPMGSEVQAEKLVLGAKSDVVSLGSEKFMDNASRKEAAEDSVDGFASMMNLDRGKGLMHESDNESMESIPDIVDVEPDSD, encoded by the exons atggcgGCCTCAGATACAATTGAGAACATGTACGACGTCGCATTGAAGCCTCGGCTACTTCGGTCCTTTCTCAAAGAGTACGTCCCTGACCTAAAGCATCCGTTTCGGAACCCTTCAGTTCTCTCCTACGTCGTTTCTACCATTAAGATTCAGCGCTTACTCTCCGAATTGGCTCCACCGGAATCTGATCAAAAGTTGATTGAAAACTGGACGTCCGCTGTCGATTCATGGATCAACCGAGTGCTCGCTCTTGCCTCCAGCGACACG CCAGATAAATGCTGGGCTGGTGTATGTTTGCTCGGGGTGACGTGTCAAGAATGCAGTAGGGAGCGTTTCTTAGCTTCTTATGCTGCATGGTTTAACACACTCTTACTCCACCTTCAG TCCCCTGCAGATTCCCACTTTGTGAAGGTAGCTTCTTGTGCATCCCTGTCAGATTTATTCACAag GTTGAGAGGATTGCCCAATGCAAAGAAAGATGGTATATCACTCGGTACAAAACTTATTCAACCATTATTGAAGCTGCTAAATGAGGATACATTTGATGCT GAAGAAGCTATTTTTCTGTTGTGCACCATTTTAGATATCTTCCCATCTTCCATTCAACGGCATTATGATGGT GTTGAGGATACTGTTGTTTTGAGGCTCATGTCAGGCAAGTGCAGTCCTAGTATGTTGAAG AAGCTTGCTTGTTGCTTGGGTTTGCTACCAATATCAAGGGGGGACGAGGATAGCTGGTTATTGATGATGCAGAAGATCATGCTATCAATCAATATTCAGCTGAATGCTGCCTTCCAGGGTCTAGAGCAAG AAACTAGAAGTACTGAGGCCATGAGATTGCTGCTTCCCCCTGGGAAAGACCCACCGCCTCCATTAGGGGGCCAATCTTTGTCTAGTCAAACTTCAGACAAAACAATGAGGCCTGAGCACTTGATAATCTCCAGAATCTCTACCCTGATCTTTTGTTGTTGTAAATTGCTTACTACTTCTTACCCATTTCAG GTGTCTATGCCTGTACGTCCATTAATAGCTCTTGCTCAAAGAGTGCTGATGGTTGATGGTTCCTCATCACCAGGCATCTCCTACATGACTACAATGAAACAAGAATTTATTTGTTCAGAACTCCCAGTCTTACATTCACGCATATTGGATCTTCTTACATCGATTGTTAAGGGACTGGGCAG CCAGTTGCTCCCTCATGTTGCCTCTATAATACGACTCCTAACCAACTACTTCGAGACGTCTGCTTTGCCAGAGCTAAGGATAAAGGTGTACGCAATTATGAAAGTTCTGCTGATGTCACTGGGGGTTG GGATATCTACACACCTAACCGATGTGATTGTTAACAATGCATTGATGGATTTGGATGAGAGAGACATATCTCCCATTGCACAACAGAAGTTACATCCAGAGACAATGAAAAAAACTTCCCACAAGAAGAGGAAGCATGCTAGTACAAGTAATTCGCTTGAGGAGCAGCCTGATAGAGATGTTTTTGAAATGGAAATGTCCCCAAACATGGCTTCATTATCTGTTAAGATAGCTGCACTAGAGGCATTGGAAGCCCTTCTTTCCGTG GGTGGTTCTTGGAGACCCGAGAGTTGGCGAGCAAATGTTGATCACCTTCTTTTGGATGTTACCAGAAATGCTTGTAAAGGAGGGTGGGCCAAGGATGACAGAGGCGAACTGGTTCCTGGCTCACCGACCACTACCTGGGGAGACTATCAAATTGCAGCTTTACGAGCACTTCTGGCTTCTCTCATCTCTCCTGGCCGCACTCGTCCACAACACCTATCTCAGGGGCTTGAACTTTTTCGCAGAG GGGCTCAAGAAATAGGAACTAAAGTTTCTGAATGTTGTGTACACGCTCTTTTGGCGTTGGAAGTGCTTATACATCCCCGGGCGCTTCCCTTGTTAGATCCCCAGTCCACTGACAACAATTATAAGGTCAGAAATAAGTGGTTTTCGGGGAATTTACACATCAGTGACCGTGCAGCAAATAACACATTCCACATTGGCATGTTCAGCAAGTCCCCTGACGAGCCAGACTCTTATAATGatgacctttatgaaaattggCTGCGAAATGGCGAAGATTCGGATACCGTGGCAGCTGATCCTGGAAAAGATACGGATAAAAGTAATCAACCCCCAGAAACATTGAAAGATACACTATCAGGAAAGGTTCCATCTTTGGATACCACTGCTATAAAAGTTTCTGAAAGTAGTAAATTGGTGGAAGTAGCGCCTGTTACTGTTGCGAAGAAAGGCCCCATGGATAGGGATGAGGTCATGGTTGAATCACAGCTATCTGAAACTATTGCTTCAATTGGTGATGGGAAAAACAGTCTTCAATCCAGTGCCCTTGTTTCTGGTGGCAACACTTTAAATCCCATGGGTAGTGAAGTTCAAGCAGAGAAACTAGTCTTGGGCGCTAAGAGTGATGTGGTATCTCTAGGATCGGAAAAGTTCATGGACAATGCATCAAGAAAGGAAGCGGCGGAAGATAGCGTTGATGGATTTGCTTCAATGATGAATTTAGACAGAGGTAAAGGGTTGATGCACGAATCGGATAACGAGTCCATGGAGTCAATTCCTGATATTGTTGATGTTGAGCCTGATTCTGATTAA
- the LOC107817231 gene encoding uncharacterized protein LOC107817231 isoform X1: protein MAASDTIENMYDVALKPRLLRSFLKEYVPDLKHPFRNPSVLSYVVSTIKIQRLLSELAPPESDQKLIENWTSAVDSWINRVLALASSDTPDKCWAGVCLLGVTCQECSRERFLASYAAWFNTLLLHLQSPADSHFVKVASCASLSDLFTRLRGLPNAKKDGISLGTKLIQPLLKLLNEDTFDAVWEEAIFLLCTILDIFPSSIQRHYDGVEDTVVLRLMSGKCSPSMLKKLACCLGLLPISRGDEDSWLLMMQKIMLSINIQLNAAFQGLEQETRSTEAMRLLLPPGKDPPPPLGGQSLSSQTSDKTMRPEHLIISRISTLIFCCCKLLTTSYPFQVSMPVRPLIALAQRVLMVDGSSSPGISYMTTMKQEFICSELPVLHSRILDLLTSIVKGLGSQLLPHVASIIRLLTNYFETSALPELRIKVYAIMKVLLMSLGVGISTHLTDVIVNNALMDLDERDISPIAQQKLHPETMKKTSHKKRKHASTSNSLEEQPDRDVFEMEMSPNMASLSVKIAALEALEALLSVGGSWRPESWRANVDHLLLDVTRNACKGGWAKDDRGELVPGSPTTTWGDYQIAALRALLASLISPGRTRPQHLSQGLELFRRGAQEIGTKVSECCVHALLALEVLIHPRALPLLDPQSTDNNYKVRNKWFSGNLHISDRAANNTFHIGMFSKSPDEPDSYNDDLYENWLRNGEDSDTVAADPGKDTDKSNQPPETLKDTLSGKVPSLDTTAIKVSESSKLVEVAPVTVAKKGPMDRDEVMVESQLSETIASIGDGKNSLQSSALVSGGNTLNPMGSEVQAEKLVLGAKSDVVSLGSEKFMDNASRKEAAEDSVDGFASMMNLDRGKGLMHESDNESMESIPDIVDVEPDSD, encoded by the exons atggcgGCCTCAGATACAATTGAGAACATGTACGACGTCGCATTGAAGCCTCGGCTACTTCGGTCCTTTCTCAAAGAGTACGTCCCTGACCTAAAGCATCCGTTTCGGAACCCTTCAGTTCTCTCCTACGTCGTTTCTACCATTAAGATTCAGCGCTTACTCTCCGAATTGGCTCCACCGGAATCTGATCAAAAGTTGATTGAAAACTGGACGTCCGCTGTCGATTCATGGATCAACCGAGTGCTCGCTCTTGCCTCCAGCGACACG CCAGATAAATGCTGGGCTGGTGTATGTTTGCTCGGGGTGACGTGTCAAGAATGCAGTAGGGAGCGTTTCTTAGCTTCTTATGCTGCATGGTTTAACACACTCTTACTCCACCTTCAG TCCCCTGCAGATTCCCACTTTGTGAAGGTAGCTTCTTGTGCATCCCTGTCAGATTTATTCACAag GTTGAGAGGATTGCCCAATGCAAAGAAAGATGGTATATCACTCGGTACAAAACTTATTCAACCATTATTGAAGCTGCTAAATGAGGATACATTTGATGCTGTATGG GAAGAAGCTATTTTTCTGTTGTGCACCATTTTAGATATCTTCCCATCTTCCATTCAACGGCATTATGATGGT GTTGAGGATACTGTTGTTTTGAGGCTCATGTCAGGCAAGTGCAGTCCTAGTATGTTGAAG AAGCTTGCTTGTTGCTTGGGTTTGCTACCAATATCAAGGGGGGACGAGGATAGCTGGTTATTGATGATGCAGAAGATCATGCTATCAATCAATATTCAGCTGAATGCTGCCTTCCAGGGTCTAGAGCAAG AAACTAGAAGTACTGAGGCCATGAGATTGCTGCTTCCCCCTGGGAAAGACCCACCGCCTCCATTAGGGGGCCAATCTTTGTCTAGTCAAACTTCAGACAAAACAATGAGGCCTGAGCACTTGATAATCTCCAGAATCTCTACCCTGATCTTTTGTTGTTGTAAATTGCTTACTACTTCTTACCCATTTCAG GTGTCTATGCCTGTACGTCCATTAATAGCTCTTGCTCAAAGAGTGCTGATGGTTGATGGTTCCTCATCACCAGGCATCTCCTACATGACTACAATGAAACAAGAATTTATTTGTTCAGAACTCCCAGTCTTACATTCACGCATATTGGATCTTCTTACATCGATTGTTAAGGGACTGGGCAG CCAGTTGCTCCCTCATGTTGCCTCTATAATACGACTCCTAACCAACTACTTCGAGACGTCTGCTTTGCCAGAGCTAAGGATAAAGGTGTACGCAATTATGAAAGTTCTGCTGATGTCACTGGGGGTTG GGATATCTACACACCTAACCGATGTGATTGTTAACAATGCATTGATGGATTTGGATGAGAGAGACATATCTCCCATTGCACAACAGAAGTTACATCCAGAGACAATGAAAAAAACTTCCCACAAGAAGAGGAAGCATGCTAGTACAAGTAATTCGCTTGAGGAGCAGCCTGATAGAGATGTTTTTGAAATGGAAATGTCCCCAAACATGGCTTCATTATCTGTTAAGATAGCTGCACTAGAGGCATTGGAAGCCCTTCTTTCCGTG GGTGGTTCTTGGAGACCCGAGAGTTGGCGAGCAAATGTTGATCACCTTCTTTTGGATGTTACCAGAAATGCTTGTAAAGGAGGGTGGGCCAAGGATGACAGAGGCGAACTGGTTCCTGGCTCACCGACCACTACCTGGGGAGACTATCAAATTGCAGCTTTACGAGCACTTCTGGCTTCTCTCATCTCTCCTGGCCGCACTCGTCCACAACACCTATCTCAGGGGCTTGAACTTTTTCGCAGAG GGGCTCAAGAAATAGGAACTAAAGTTTCTGAATGTTGTGTACACGCTCTTTTGGCGTTGGAAGTGCTTATACATCCCCGGGCGCTTCCCTTGTTAGATCCCCAGTCCACTGACAACAATTATAAGGTCAGAAATAAGTGGTTTTCGGGGAATTTACACATCAGTGACCGTGCAGCAAATAACACATTCCACATTGGCATGTTCAGCAAGTCCCCTGACGAGCCAGACTCTTATAATGatgacctttatgaaaattggCTGCGAAATGGCGAAGATTCGGATACCGTGGCAGCTGATCCTGGAAAAGATACGGATAAAAGTAATCAACCCCCAGAAACATTGAAAGATACACTATCAGGAAAGGTTCCATCTTTGGATACCACTGCTATAAAAGTTTCTGAAAGTAGTAAATTGGTGGAAGTAGCGCCTGTTACTGTTGCGAAGAAAGGCCCCATGGATAGGGATGAGGTCATGGTTGAATCACAGCTATCTGAAACTATTGCTTCAATTGGTGATGGGAAAAACAGTCTTCAATCCAGTGCCCTTGTTTCTGGTGGCAACACTTTAAATCCCATGGGTAGTGAAGTTCAAGCAGAGAAACTAGTCTTGGGCGCTAAGAGTGATGTGGTATCTCTAGGATCGGAAAAGTTCATGGACAATGCATCAAGAAAGGAAGCGGCGGAAGATAGCGTTGATGGATTTGCTTCAATGATGAATTTAGACAGAGGTAAAGGGTTGATGCACGAATCGGATAACGAGTCCATGGAGTCAATTCCTGATATTGTTGATGTTGAGCCTGATTCTGATTAA